In a genomic window of Streptomyces roseoviridis:
- the metK gene encoding methionine adenosyltransferase produces the protein MSRRLFTSESVTEGHPDKIADQISDTILDALLAQDPASRVAVETLITTGQVHIAGEVTTAAYADIATLVREKILEIGYDSSAKGFDGASCGVSVSIGAQSPDIAQGVDTAYESRVEGAGDELAAQGAGDQGIMFGYATDETPTLMPLPIELAHRLSRRLTEVRKNGTVPYLRPDGKTQVTIEYLGSHPVRLDTVVVSSQHASGIDLDGLLVPDVREHVVEHVLAQLAEDGIKLETEGYRLLVNPTGRFEIGGPMGDAGLTGRKIIIDTYGGYARHGGGAFSGKDPSKVDRSAAYAMRWVAKNVVAAGLARRCEVQVAYAIGKAEPVGLFVETFGTGTVAQERIEQAIDQVFDLRPAAIIRDLDLKRPIYAATAAYGHFGRELPDFTWERTDRAEALKAAASR, from the coding sequence ATGTCCCGCCGTCTGTTCACCTCGGAGTCCGTGACCGAGGGCCACCCCGACAAGATCGCCGACCAGATCAGCGACACGATCCTGGACGCCCTGCTCGCCCAGGACCCGGCCTCGCGCGTCGCCGTGGAGACCCTGATCACCACCGGTCAGGTCCACATCGCCGGCGAGGTCACCACGGCCGCGTACGCGGACATCGCCACCCTCGTCCGCGAGAAGATCCTCGAGATCGGCTACGACTCCTCGGCGAAGGGCTTCGACGGCGCCTCCTGCGGTGTGTCGGTGTCCATCGGCGCCCAGTCGCCGGACATCGCGCAGGGCGTCGACACCGCGTACGAGTCCCGGGTCGAGGGCGCGGGCGACGAGCTCGCCGCCCAGGGCGCCGGTGACCAGGGCATCATGTTCGGCTACGCCACCGACGAGACGCCCACCCTGATGCCGCTGCCGATCGAGCTCGCGCACCGGCTCTCCCGCCGCCTCACCGAGGTCCGCAAGAACGGCACCGTCCCGTACCTGCGCCCCGACGGCAAGACCCAGGTCACCATCGAGTACCTGGGCAGCCACCCGGTCCGCCTGGACACCGTCGTCGTGTCGTCCCAGCACGCCTCGGGCATCGACCTCGACGGCCTGCTCGTCCCCGACGTCCGCGAGCACGTCGTCGAGCACGTCCTCGCCCAGCTCGCCGAGGACGGCATCAAGCTGGAGACCGAGGGCTACCGCCTGCTCGTGAACCCCACCGGCCGCTTCGAGATCGGCGGCCCGATGGGCGACGCCGGCCTCACCGGCCGCAAGATCATCATCGACACCTACGGCGGTTACGCCCGCCACGGCGGCGGCGCCTTCTCCGGCAAGGACCCGTCGAAGGTCGACCGCTCCGCCGCGTACGCCATGCGCTGGGTGGCCAAGAACGTCGTCGCCGCCGGGCTCGCGAGGCGCTGCGAGGTCCAGGTCGCCTACGCCATCGGCAAGGCCGAGCCGGTCGGCCTCTTCGTCGAGACCTTCGGCACCGGAACCGTCGCCCAGGAACGGATCGAGCAGGCCATCGACCAGGTCTTCGACCTGCGGCCGGCCGCGATCATCCGCGACCTCGACCTCAAGCGCCCCATCTACGCCGCCACCGCCGCCTACGGGCACTTCGGCCGCGAGCTCCCCGACTTCACCTGGGAGCGCACCGACCGCGCCGAAGCCCTCAAGGCCGCCGCGAGCCGCTAG
- the metH gene encoding methionine synthase: MTDLREALATRVVVADGAMGTMLQAQDPSLDDFQQLEGCNEILNVTRPDIVRSVHEEYFSVGVDCVETNTFGANLAALGEYDIPERVFELSEAGARIAREVADEFTRKTGQQRWVLGSMGPGTKLPTLGHVTYEPLRDAYQQNAEGLLTGGADALLVETTQDLLQTKASIIGARRALDALGVDVPLMCSVTVETTGTMLLGSEIGAALTALEPLGIDMIGLNCATGPAEMAEHLRYLSKHARVPLSVMPNAGLPVLTSEGAHYPLSPAELADAQEAFVRDYGLSLVGGCCGTTPEHLRQVVERVRGLVPPVREPRPEPGAASLYQTVPFRQDTSYMAIGERTNANGSKKFREAMLEGRWDDCVEMARDQIREGAHMLDLCVDYVGRDGVADMAELAGRFATASTLPIVLDSTEVDVIQAGLEKLGGRAVINSVNYEDGDGPESRFAKVTALAKEHGAALIALTIDEEGQARTVETKVAIAERLIADLTGNWGINESDILIDTLTFTICTGQEESRRDGIATIEAIRELKRRHPDVQTTLGLSNISFGLNPAARILLNSVFLDECVKAGLDSAIVHASKILPIARFDEEQVQTALDLIYDRRREGYDPLQKLMALFEGATTKSLKAGKAEELAALPLEERLKRRIIDGEKNGLEADLDEALTTTPALDIVNNTLLDGMKVVGELFGSGQMQLPFVLQSAEVMKTAVAYLEPHMEKSDDEGKGTIVLATVRGDVHDIGKNLVDIILSNNGYNVVNLGIKQPVSAILDAAEGHRADVIGMSGLLVKSTVIMKENLEELNGRGLAEKYPVILGGAALTRAYVEQDLHEIYQGEVRYARDAFEGLRLMDALMAVKRGVPGASLPELKQRRVPKRETPLLEVVREPEPGGRSDVAVDNPVPTPPFLGTRVVKGIQLAEYASWLDEGALFKGQWGLKDKETIESEGRPRLRMWLDRLQTGHLLEAAVVYGYFPCVSKGEDLIVLDEDGGERTRFTFPRQERGRRLCLADFFRPEDSGETDVLALQMVTVGSRIGEETAKLFAADSYRDYLELHGLSVQLAEALAEYWHGRVRAEWGIAGSDPSGIEGMLRTEYQGCRYSLGYPACPDLEDRAKIAGLLKPERIGVVLSEEYQLHPEQSTDAFVVHHPEASYFNAGGRR; the protein is encoded by the coding sequence ATGACCGACCTCCGCGAGGCACTCGCCACCCGCGTCGTGGTGGCCGACGGCGCCATGGGCACCATGCTCCAGGCGCAGGACCCCTCCCTGGACGACTTCCAGCAGCTGGAGGGCTGCAACGAGATCCTGAACGTCACCCGCCCGGACATCGTCCGCTCCGTGCACGAGGAGTACTTCTCCGTCGGCGTGGACTGCGTGGAGACCAACACCTTCGGCGCCAACCTCGCCGCCCTCGGCGAGTACGACATCCCGGAGCGGGTCTTCGAACTGTCGGAGGCCGGCGCCCGGATCGCCCGCGAGGTCGCCGACGAGTTCACGCGGAAGACGGGTCAGCAGCGGTGGGTGCTCGGCTCGATGGGCCCCGGCACGAAGCTGCCCACCCTCGGGCACGTCACCTACGAGCCGCTGCGCGACGCCTACCAGCAGAACGCCGAGGGTCTCCTCACCGGTGGCGCCGACGCCCTGCTCGTGGAGACCACCCAGGACCTCCTCCAGACGAAGGCGTCGATCATCGGCGCCCGCCGGGCCCTGGACGCCCTGGGCGTCGACGTCCCCCTCATGTGCTCCGTCACGGTGGAGACGACGGGCACGATGCTGCTCGGTTCGGAGATCGGTGCGGCGCTCACGGCCCTGGAGCCGCTGGGCATCGACATGATCGGTCTGAACTGCGCGACGGGGCCGGCGGAGATGGCCGAGCACCTGCGCTATCTGTCGAAGCACGCGCGGGTCCCGCTGTCGGTGATGCCGAACGCGGGCCTGCCGGTGCTGACGTCCGAGGGCGCGCACTATCCGCTCTCCCCGGCCGAACTGGCCGACGCACAGGAGGCGTTCGTCCGGGACTACGGGCTGTCGTTGGTGGGTGGGTGCTGCGGTACGACGCCGGAGCACCTGCGGCAGGTGGTGGAGCGGGTGCGGGGCCTTGTGCCGCCGGTGCGGGAGCCGCGTCCGGAGCCGGGTGCTGCGTCGTTGTACCAGACGGTGCCGTTCCGGCAGGACACCTCCTACATGGCGATCGGTGAGCGGACGAACGCGAACGGGTCGAAGAAGTTCCGTGAGGCGATGCTGGAGGGCCGCTGGGACGACTGTGTGGAGATGGCCCGGGACCAGATCCGCGAGGGCGCGCACATGCTGGACCTGTGCGTCGATTACGTCGGTCGTGACGGTGTGGCGGACATGGCGGAGCTGGCGGGCCGGTTCGCGACGGCGTCGACGCTGCCGATCGTGCTGGACTCCACCGAGGTCGATGTCATCCAGGCCGGTCTGGAGAAGCTGGGCGGCCGGGCGGTGATCAACTCGGTCAACTACGAGGACGGTGACGGGCCGGAGTCGCGGTTCGCGAAGGTCACCGCGCTGGCCAAGGAGCACGGCGCGGCGCTGATCGCCCTGACGATCGACGAGGAGGGCCAGGCCCGCACGGTCGAGACGAAGGTCGCCATCGCCGAGCGGCTGATCGCCGACCTGACCGGCAACTGGGGCATCAACGAGTCCGACATCCTCATCGACACCCTCACCTTCACCATCTGTACGGGTCAGGAGGAGTCCCGCAGGGACGGCATCGCGACGATCGAGGCGATCCGCGAGCTGAAGCGGCGCCACCCCGACGTGCAGACCACGCTCGGTCTGTCGAACATCTCCTTCGGCCTGAACCCGGCCGCCCGGATCCTGCTGAACTCCGTCTTCCTCGACGAGTGCGTGAAGGCGGGGCTGGACTCGGCGATCGTGCACGCCTCGAAGATCCTGCCGATCGCGCGGTTCGACGAGGAGCAGGTGCAGACCGCGCTGGATCTGATCTACGACCGGCGGCGGGAGGGTTATGACCCGCTGCAGAAGCTGATGGCCCTGTTCGAGGGCGCGACGACGAAGTCGCTGAAGGCCGGCAAGGCCGAGGAGCTGGCCGCGCTGCCGCTGGAGGAGCGGCTGAAGCGGCGGATCATCGACGGCGAGAAGAACGGCCTGGAGGCCGACCTCGACGAGGCCCTGACCACCACGCCCGCCCTCGACATCGTCAACAACACCCTCCTCGACGGGATGAAGGTCGTCGGTGAGCTGTTCGGCTCCGGGCAGATGCAGCTGCCGTTCGTGCTCCAGTCCGCGGAGGTCATGAAGACGGCCGTGGCCTACCTCGAACCCCACATGGAGAAGTCCGACGACGAGGGCAAGGGCACCATCGTCCTCGCCACGGTGCGCGGCGACGTGCACGACATCGGCAAGAACCTCGTCGACATCATCCTCTCCAACAACGGCTACAACGTGGTCAACCTCGGGATCAAGCAGCCCGTCTCCGCGATCCTCGACGCGGCCGAGGGACACCGCGCCGACGTCATCGGCATGTCCGGCCTCCTGGTGAAGTCCACCGTGATCATGAAGGAGAACCTGGAGGAGCTGAACGGCCGGGGGCTTGCGGAGAAGTATCCGGTGATCCTCGGTGGTGCGGCTCTGACCAGGGCGTATGTGGAGCAGGACCTCCACGAGATCTACCAGGGCGAGGTCCGCTACGCCCGCGACGCCTTCGAGGGCCTGCGCCTGATGGACGCGCTGATGGCGGTCAAGCGGGGGGTGCCGGGGGCGAGCCTGCCGGAGCTGAAGCAGCGCCGGGTGCCGAAGCGGGAGACCCCGCTGCTGGAGGTGGTGCGGGAGCCGGAGCCCGGCGGCCGGTCGGATGTGGCGGTGGACAACCCCGTACCCACCCCGCCGTTCCTCGGGACGCGGGTCGTCAAGGGCATCCAGCTGGCGGAGTACGCGTCCTGGCTGGACGAGGGCGCCCTGTTCAAGGGCCAGTGGGGGCTGAAGGACAAGGAGACCATCGAGTCGGAGGGCCGGCCGCGGCTGCGCATGTGGCTGGACCGGCTCCAGACAGGCCACCTCCTGGAAGCGGCCGTGGTCTACGGCTACTTCCCCTGTGTGTCCAAGGGCGAGGATCTGATCGTCCTGGACGAGGACGGAGGCGAGCGGACCCGCTTCACCTTCCCCCGCCAGGAGCGCGGCCGCCGCCTGTGTCTCGCCGACTTCTTCCGCCCCGAGGACTCCGGCGAGACCGATGTCCTGGCCCTGCAGATGGTCACCGTCGGATCCAGGATCGGGGAGGAGACGGCGAAGCTGTTCGCCGCCGACTCCTACCGCGACTACCTCGAACTCCACGGCCTGTCCGTGCAGTTGGCCGAGGCCCTGGCGGAGTACTGGCACGGCCGGGTCCGCGCCGAGTGGGGCATCGCCGGATCCGACCCGTCCGGCATCGAGGGCATGCTGCGCACCGAGTACCAGGGCTGCCGCTACTCCCTCGGCTACCCCGCCTGCCCCGACCTGGAGGACCGCGCCAAGATCGCCGGTCTCCTCAAGCCCGAGCGGATCGGCGTCGTGTTGTCGGAGGAGTACCAGCTGCACCCCGAGCAGTCCACGGACGCCTTCGTCGTCCACCACCCCGAGGCCAGCTACTTCAACGCAGGAGGCCGCCGATGA
- a CDS encoding carbohydrate kinase family protein, with translation MRIAVTGSIATDHLMVFPGRFADQLIPDQLAHVSLSFLVDALEVRRGGVAANISFGLGRLGLDPLLVGAVGADFAEYEVWLKEHGVDTGAVHVSAERGTARFMCITDEDANQIAAFYAGAMQEARDIDLAGVLYGRPRPDLVLVGPNDPEAMLRHTRECRDLGLPFAADPSQQLARLDGPQVRDLVDGARWLFTNEYEAALLLERTGWDRGDVLARVGAWVTTLGGDGVRVERAGHDPLHVAAVPDATITDPTGVGDAFRAGFLAALSHGLPLPAAARLGCVVASSALSAVGSQAYPLDPHELLTTAGRAYGAAAADGLAPALAALTAREAPGAPDEPTSPKPLDGTS, from the coding sequence GTGCGTATCGCGGTGACAGGATCCATTGCCACGGACCATCTGATGGTCTTCCCCGGGCGGTTCGCGGACCAGCTCATCCCCGACCAGCTCGCCCATGTGTCCCTGTCCTTCCTGGTCGACGCGCTGGAGGTGCGCCGGGGCGGGGTCGCGGCCAACATCTCCTTCGGCCTCGGCCGCCTCGGCCTCGACCCGCTGCTCGTGGGCGCGGTCGGCGCCGACTTCGCCGAGTACGAGGTGTGGCTCAAGGAGCACGGCGTGGACACCGGCGCCGTCCACGTCTCCGCCGAGCGCGGCACCGCCCGGTTCATGTGCATCACCGACGAGGACGCCAACCAGATCGCCGCGTTCTACGCCGGTGCCATGCAGGAGGCCCGCGACATCGACCTGGCCGGTGTCCTCTACGGGCGCCCGCGCCCCGACCTCGTCCTGGTCGGCCCGAACGACCCCGAGGCGATGCTCCGCCACACGCGCGAGTGCCGGGACCTCGGCCTGCCCTTCGCCGCCGACCCCTCGCAGCAGCTCGCCCGCCTCGACGGCCCCCAGGTGCGCGACCTGGTGGACGGCGCCCGCTGGCTGTTCACCAACGAGTACGAGGCCGCCCTGCTCCTCGAACGCACCGGCTGGGACCGCGGCGACGTCCTCGCGCGGGTCGGCGCCTGGGTCACCACCCTGGGCGGCGACGGCGTGCGCGTCGAACGCGCCGGTCACGACCCGCTCCACGTCGCCGCCGTCCCCGACGCCACGATCACCGACCCCACCGGGGTGGGCGACGCCTTCCGGGCCGGCTTCCTCGCCGCCCTCAGCCACGGGCTGCCGCTGCCGGCCGCCGCCCGGCTGGGCTGCGTGGTGGCGTCGTCGGCCCTGTCGGCGGTCGGTTCTCAGGCGTACCCGCTCGACCCGCACGAGCTCCTGACGACCGCCGGGCGCGCGTACGGCGCCGCCGCGGCCGACGGCCTCGCCCCGGCGCTGGCCGCCCTGACCGCCCGGGAAGCCCCGGGAGCACCCGACGAGCCCACCTCCCCGAAACCCCTGGACGGCACCTCATGA